From one Planococcus citri chromosome 3, ihPlaCitr1.1, whole genome shotgun sequence genomic stretch:
- the LOC135841464 gene encoding uncharacterized protein LOC135841464 isoform X1, with protein sequence MMKNIAMVFFLVMTIFGLPGAFAPGGETSEEGETEKKSFDVEKGQTVLMTLLDYINGLGALAGDPSYDSLVEEINGSKDENSLIEAGKKIISNDNTEENLVSKGKENDNTAETMKQTFKKYMDDFWELLDEAGLDGDNVPLSTKLRRTINKIENNYTDATRWY encoded by the exons ATGATGAAGAACATTGCCATGGTATTTTTTCTCGTGATGACGA TTTTTGGCCTACCCGGTGCATTTGCTCCAGGTGGTGAAACCAGCGAAGAAGGGGAAACAGAAAAAA aatCATTTGATGTGGAGAAAGGACAAACCGTTTTAATGACATTGCTAGACTATATTAATGGCCTTGGAGCGTTAGCTGGAGACCCGAGTTACGATTCGCTTGTAgaag AAATCAATGGATCCAAAGATGAAAACA GCTTAATAGAAGctggtaaaaaaataatctccaATGACAATACTGAAGAAAATCTTGTAAGCAAGGGAAAAGAGAATGACAATACCGCTGAAACAATGAAAC aaacatttaaaaaatatatggaCGATTTTTGGGAAT tattgGACGAGGCTGGCCTTGATG GTGACAACGTACCTTTATCAA ctaagTTGCGTAggacaataaataaaattgaaaataactacACGGATGCTACAAGATGGTACTGA
- the LOC135841464 gene encoding uncharacterized protein LOC135841464 isoform X2, whose amino-acid sequence MMKNIAMVFFLVMTIFGLPGAFAPGGETSEEGETEKKSFDVEKGQTVLMTLLDYINGLGALAGDPSYDSLVEEINGSKDENSLIEAGKKIISNDNTEENLVSKGKENDNTAETMKQTFKKYMDDFWELLDEAGLDAKLRRTINKIENNYTDATRWY is encoded by the exons ATGATGAAGAACATTGCCATGGTATTTTTTCTCGTGATGACGA TTTTTGGCCTACCCGGTGCATTTGCTCCAGGTGGTGAAACCAGCGAAGAAGGGGAAACAGAAAAAA aatCATTTGATGTGGAGAAAGGACAAACCGTTTTAATGACATTGCTAGACTATATTAATGGCCTTGGAGCGTTAGCTGGAGACCCGAGTTACGATTCGCTTGTAgaag AAATCAATGGATCCAAAGATGAAAACA GCTTAATAGAAGctggtaaaaaaataatctccaATGACAATACTGAAGAAAATCTTGTAAGCAAGGGAAAAGAGAATGACAATACCGCTGAAACAATGAAAC aaacatttaaaaaatatatggaCGATTTTTGGGAAT tattgGACGAGGCTGGCCTTGATG ctaagTTGCGTAggacaataaataaaattgaaaataactacACGGATGCTACAAGATGGTACTGA